In Citrus sinensis cultivar Valencia sweet orange chromosome 4, DVS_A1.0, whole genome shotgun sequence, one DNA window encodes the following:
- the LOC102620975 gene encoding protein DETOXIFICATION 24-like isoform X2 — MEERLLGSEAKDIDDLKGRVWKESKKLWRVAFPAMLARVSQYGMFVITQGFIGHLGEVELAAYALIQIIAVRFSNGILIGMSSATETLCGQAFGAKQYHMMGIYLQRSWIINLATGTILLPAFIFAADIFKLLGEQTDIANRAGDISLWFIGILYFFVFSLTIQKYLQAQLKNMIVGWLSAVAFAVHVALSWIFVSKLNLGIPGAMSAMIIASWFIVIGQFVYLFGGWCPNTWKGFSSAAFADLYPVLKLSISSGVMICLNIISWEFMLVFGFLAASGVRVSNELGRGDAKAAKFSVKVAIATTTVIGFFFSLICLVFSRKLAHLFTSNDEVIESVTSLSVLLAFSVLLNGFQAVLSGVAVGAGRQAVVAYINIICYYFIGLPVGVLLGYVADLKVKGIWTGMLLGVVMQSLVLGYVTWKTDWDNEVKKASERLNKWLLKPSEEESNGN; from the exons ATGGAGGAGAGACTCCTCGGTTCAGAAGCGAAagatattgatgatttaaaagGGAGGGTTTGGAAAGAATCGAAAAAGCTATGGAGGGTTGCATTTCCCGCAATGTTAGCTAGGGTTTCTCAGTATGGTATGTTTGTTATCACACAAGGATTTATTGGTCATCTTGGCGAGGTTGAGCTTGCAGCTTACGCGCTCATTCAAATCATAGCCGTCCGATTTTCAAATGGGATTTTG ATCGGCATGTCAAGCGCAACTGAAACTCTGTGCGGGCAAGCATTTGGAGCAAAGCAATACCACATGATGGGTATCTACTTGCAAAGATCATGGATCATAAATCTTGCTACTGGAACAATATTGCTTCCTGCGTTTATCTTCGCAGCGGATATTTTCAAACTGCTCGGAGAACAAACAGACATAGCAAACAGAGCCGGAGACATCTCACTTTGGTTCATTGGCATTCTCTATTTCTTTGTCTTCAGCTTAACGATCCAAAAGTACTTGCAAGCACAGCTCAAGAACATGATCGTCGGATGGCTTTCGGCTGTTGCATTTGCTGTTCATGTGGCCTTGTCATGGATCTTTGTGAGCAAATTGAACTTGGGGATTCCTGGTGCAATGAGTGCAATGATAATCGCAAGTTGGTTTATAGTAATTGGACAGTTTGTGTATCTCTTTGGCGGTTGGTGTCCCAATACATGGAAAGGATTCAGTTCTGCAGCTTTTGCTGATTTGTATCCTGTTTTGAAGCTCTCAATATCCTCAGGTGTAATGATTTG CCTCAATATCATATCTTGGGAATTTATGTTGGTCTTTGGCTTCCTAGCTGCCTCTGG CGTGCGGGTTTCAAATGAACTGGGGAGAGGAGATGCTAAAGCTGCGAAATTTTCTGTAAAAGTTGCAATAGCTACCACAACTGTCattggatttttcttttccttaatCTGCTTAGTCTTCAGCCGTAAGCTAGCACATTTGTTCACAAGTAATGATGAAGTAATAGAATCCGTCACAAGCCTCTCAGTGCTGCTTGCTTTCTCGGTTTTACTCAATGGCTTTCAGGCAGTACTCTCAG GGGTGGCAGTAGGTGCTGGCCGGCAGGCTGTGGTTGCATATATTAACATCATTTGCTATTATTTCATTGGCTTACCTGTTGGCGTTCTTCTTGGATATGTGGCCGATCTCAAAGTTAAG GGTATTTGGACTGGAATGCTGCTTGGGGTAGTAATGCAATCACTTGTGCTGGGGTATGTCACCTGGAAAACCGATTGGGACAATGAg GTGAAGAAAGCATCAGAACGACTCAATAAGTGGCTCTTGAAGCCTTCTGAAGAAGAATCCAACGGCAATTAA
- the LOC102620975 gene encoding protein DETOXIFICATION 24-like isoform X1 has translation MEERLLGSEAKDIDDLKGRVWKESKKLWRVAFPAMLARVSQYGMFVITQGFIGHLGEVELAAYALIQIIAVRFSNGILIGMSSATETLCGQAFGAKQYHMMGIYLQRSWIINLATGTILLPAFIFAADIFKLLGEQTDIANRAGDISLWFIGILYFFVFSLTIQKYLQAQLKNMIVGWLSAVAFAVHVALSWIFVSKLNLGIPGAMSAMIIASWFIVIGQFVYLFGGWCPNTWKGFSSAAFADLYPVLKLSISSGVMICLEFWYNALLVLLAGYMKNATIEISSFSICLNIISWEFMLVFGFLAASGVRVSNELGRGDAKAAKFSVKVAIATTTVIGFFFSLICLVFSRKLAHLFTSNDEVIESVTSLSVLLAFSVLLNGFQAVLSGVAVGAGRQAVVAYINIICYYFIGLPVGVLLGYVADLKVKGIWTGMLLGVVMQSLVLGYVTWKTDWDNEVKKASERLNKWLLKPSEEESNGN, from the exons ATGGAGGAGAGACTCCTCGGTTCAGAAGCGAAagatattgatgatttaaaagGGAGGGTTTGGAAAGAATCGAAAAAGCTATGGAGGGTTGCATTTCCCGCAATGTTAGCTAGGGTTTCTCAGTATGGTATGTTTGTTATCACACAAGGATTTATTGGTCATCTTGGCGAGGTTGAGCTTGCAGCTTACGCGCTCATTCAAATCATAGCCGTCCGATTTTCAAATGGGATTTTG ATCGGCATGTCAAGCGCAACTGAAACTCTGTGCGGGCAAGCATTTGGAGCAAAGCAATACCACATGATGGGTATCTACTTGCAAAGATCATGGATCATAAATCTTGCTACTGGAACAATATTGCTTCCTGCGTTTATCTTCGCAGCGGATATTTTCAAACTGCTCGGAGAACAAACAGACATAGCAAACAGAGCCGGAGACATCTCACTTTGGTTCATTGGCATTCTCTATTTCTTTGTCTTCAGCTTAACGATCCAAAAGTACTTGCAAGCACAGCTCAAGAACATGATCGTCGGATGGCTTTCGGCTGTTGCATTTGCTGTTCATGTGGCCTTGTCATGGATCTTTGTGAGCAAATTGAACTTGGGGATTCCTGGTGCAATGAGTGCAATGATAATCGCAAGTTGGTTTATAGTAATTGGACAGTTTGTGTATCTCTTTGGCGGTTGGTGTCCCAATACATGGAAAGGATTCAGTTCTGCAGCTTTTGCTGATTTGTATCCTGTTTTGAAGCTCTCAATATCCTCAGGTGTAATGATTTG CTTAGAGTTTTGGTACAATGCTCTTCTAGTCCTATTAGCAGGATATATGAAAAATGCCACAATTGAGATTTCTTCCTTCTCCATTTg CCTCAATATCATATCTTGGGAATTTATGTTGGTCTTTGGCTTCCTAGCTGCCTCTGG CGTGCGGGTTTCAAATGAACTGGGGAGAGGAGATGCTAAAGCTGCGAAATTTTCTGTAAAAGTTGCAATAGCTACCACAACTGTCattggatttttcttttccttaatCTGCTTAGTCTTCAGCCGTAAGCTAGCACATTTGTTCACAAGTAATGATGAAGTAATAGAATCCGTCACAAGCCTCTCAGTGCTGCTTGCTTTCTCGGTTTTACTCAATGGCTTTCAGGCAGTACTCTCAG GGGTGGCAGTAGGTGCTGGCCGGCAGGCTGTGGTTGCATATATTAACATCATTTGCTATTATTTCATTGGCTTACCTGTTGGCGTTCTTCTTGGATATGTGGCCGATCTCAAAGTTAAG GGTATTTGGACTGGAATGCTGCTTGGGGTAGTAATGCAATCACTTGTGCTGGGGTATGTCACCTGGAAAACCGATTGGGACAATGAg GTGAAGAAAGCATCAGAACGACTCAATAAGTGGCTCTTGAAGCCTTCTGAAGAAGAATCCAACGGCAATTAA
- the LOC102620975 gene encoding protein DETOXIFICATION 24-like isoform X3, giving the protein MEERLLGSEAKDIDDLKGRVWKESKKLWRVAFPAMLARVSQYGMFVITQGFIGHLGEVELAAYALIQIIAVRFSNGILIGMSSATETLCGQAFGAKQYHMMGIYLQRSWIINLATGTILLPAFIFAADIFKLLGEQTDIANRAGDISLWFIGILYFFVFSLTIQKYLQAQLKNMIVGWLSAVAFAVHVALSWIFVSKLNLGIPGAMSAMIIASWFIVIGQFVYLFGGWCPNTWKGFSSAAFADLYPVLKLSISSGVMICVRVSNELGRGDAKAAKFSVKVAIATTTVIGFFFSLICLVFSRKLAHLFTSNDEVIESVTSLSVLLAFSVLLNGFQAVLSGVAVGAGRQAVVAYINIICYYFIGLPVGVLLGYVADLKVKGIWTGMLLGVVMQSLVLGYVTWKTDWDNEVKKASERLNKWLLKPSEEESNGN; this is encoded by the exons ATGGAGGAGAGACTCCTCGGTTCAGAAGCGAAagatattgatgatttaaaagGGAGGGTTTGGAAAGAATCGAAAAAGCTATGGAGGGTTGCATTTCCCGCAATGTTAGCTAGGGTTTCTCAGTATGGTATGTTTGTTATCACACAAGGATTTATTGGTCATCTTGGCGAGGTTGAGCTTGCAGCTTACGCGCTCATTCAAATCATAGCCGTCCGATTTTCAAATGGGATTTTG ATCGGCATGTCAAGCGCAACTGAAACTCTGTGCGGGCAAGCATTTGGAGCAAAGCAATACCACATGATGGGTATCTACTTGCAAAGATCATGGATCATAAATCTTGCTACTGGAACAATATTGCTTCCTGCGTTTATCTTCGCAGCGGATATTTTCAAACTGCTCGGAGAACAAACAGACATAGCAAACAGAGCCGGAGACATCTCACTTTGGTTCATTGGCATTCTCTATTTCTTTGTCTTCAGCTTAACGATCCAAAAGTACTTGCAAGCACAGCTCAAGAACATGATCGTCGGATGGCTTTCGGCTGTTGCATTTGCTGTTCATGTGGCCTTGTCATGGATCTTTGTGAGCAAATTGAACTTGGGGATTCCTGGTGCAATGAGTGCAATGATAATCGCAAGTTGGTTTATAGTAATTGGACAGTTTGTGTATCTCTTTGGCGGTTGGTGTCCCAATACATGGAAAGGATTCAGTTCTGCAGCTTTTGCTGATTTGTATCCTGTTTTGAAGCTCTCAATATCCTCAGGTGTAATGATTTG CGTGCGGGTTTCAAATGAACTGGGGAGAGGAGATGCTAAAGCTGCGAAATTTTCTGTAAAAGTTGCAATAGCTACCACAACTGTCattggatttttcttttccttaatCTGCTTAGTCTTCAGCCGTAAGCTAGCACATTTGTTCACAAGTAATGATGAAGTAATAGAATCCGTCACAAGCCTCTCAGTGCTGCTTGCTTTCTCGGTTTTACTCAATGGCTTTCAGGCAGTACTCTCAG GGGTGGCAGTAGGTGCTGGCCGGCAGGCTGTGGTTGCATATATTAACATCATTTGCTATTATTTCATTGGCTTACCTGTTGGCGTTCTTCTTGGATATGTGGCCGATCTCAAAGTTAAG GGTATTTGGACTGGAATGCTGCTTGGGGTAGTAATGCAATCACTTGTGCTGGGGTATGTCACCTGGAAAACCGATTGGGACAATGAg GTGAAGAAAGCATCAGAACGACTCAATAAGTGGCTCTTGAAGCCTTCTGAAGAAGAATCCAACGGCAATTAA